In Malus sylvestris chromosome 15, drMalSylv7.2, whole genome shotgun sequence, a single genomic region encodes these proteins:
- the LOC126602410 gene encoding uncharacterized protein LOC126602410 — protein sequence MAATSRRSSSGCGPVLRSAPPPAGRFQSTRYSSSSAFASSTSSFTSRSSTFFNRTVSPPRLNVATASPSAQSVRFSFDRPTSPSRSISVSPRGTGSHHHHHTAVPSGRNISQPKRTCMCSPTTHPGSFRCSLHKNNSHVTASAPYSQNRLNARRSAMTNSLVRIGGVEGDLVRRALAALIRPSSHSQRRRADFCPRPSRLSAMSKSD from the coding sequence ATGGCAGCAACTTCAAGAAGATCCTCAAGCGGCTGCGGCCCAGTCCTCCGCTCCGCTCCACCACCCGCCGGAAGGTTCCAAAGCACTCGGTATTCCTCTTCCTCCGCCTTTGCTTCCTCCACTTCCAGCTTCACCTCCCGCTCCTCCACCTTCTTCAACCGCACCGTCTCCCCCCCGCGCCTCAACGTCGCCACCGCCTCTCCCTCCGCCCAGTCCGTACGTTTCTCCTTCGACCGCCCAACCTCCCCCAGCCGATCCATCTCCGTCTCCCCACGCGGCACCGgcagccaccaccaccaccacaccgCCGTCCCCAGCGGCCGGAATATCAGTCAGCCGAAGCGAACCTGCATGTGTTCCCCTACCACACACCCCGGCTCCTTCCGCTGCAGCCTCCACAAGAACAACTCCCACGTCACCGCCTCCGCACCGTACTCGCAGAACCGACTCAACGCGCGCAGATCCGCCATGACGAACTCGCTCGTGAGAATCGGCGGCGTCGAAGGCGATCTGGTGAGGCGCGCCTTGGCCGCTCTGATCCGCCCCTCCTCCCACAGCCAGAGGCGAAGAGCCGATTTCTGTCCCCGGCCCAGCCGGCTCTCCGCCATGTCCAAGTCCGACTAG